The proteins below come from a single Hyperolius riggenbachi isolate aHypRig1 chromosome 8, aHypRig1.pri, whole genome shotgun sequence genomic window:
- the LOC137527320 gene encoding olfactory receptor 5M11-like, producing MYLNQTLIDYFIIKGISDIPEAQIILFILVLVAYLITLSGNMIIFLLICMDSHLHIPMYFFLANLSIVDISSTTSALCKILTSFVTGDKTISFCGCMVQCFMSGSFTVHELFLLTAMSYDRYVAICNPLNYHLVMSPRTCVLLASFCWVIGFSLVCPLVGILSTFSCYLSIEINHFLCDIVPLMKITCSDTSALDTLFFIEGLFLFTIAPFLLTFMPYIFIIAAILKINSDTGRRKAFYTCSSHLTVVTLLYTILVCQYLTPSSASTLDSKKLYTLFNAAAVPLLNPLIYSLKNKAVKAALRKRLNLCKVII from the coding sequence ATGTATTTGAATCAAACCCTTATTGACTATTTCATCATTAAAGGAATTTCTGATATCCCAGAAGCACAAATTATACTCTTTATTTTAGTTTTGGTGGCTTATCTCATCACTCTTAGTGGCAACATGATCATTTTTCTACTGATCTGCATGGACTCTCATCTTCATATACCCATGTACTTCTTCTTAGCTAACTTATCCATTGTGGACATTTCTAGCACCACCAGCGCACTATGTAAGATCCTTACAAGCTTTGTTACTGGAGATAAAACCATTTCCTTTTGTGGTTGTATGGTGCAGTGCTTTATGTCTGGATCCTTCACAGTCCATGAACTGTTTTTGTTGACCGCGATGAGTTATGATCGCTACGTAGCAATTTGTAACCCCTTAAATTACCACTTGGTTATGAGCCCCAGGACGTGTGTTTTACTGGCTTCCTTCTGCTGGGTAATAGGTTTTTCCCTGGTTTGCCCTCTTGTAGGAATATTATCCACTTTCTCGTGCTACTTATCAATTGAGATCAACCACTTCCTTTGTGACATTGTCCCTTTGATGAAAATAACCTGTAGTGACACCTCAGCCTTGGATACCCTGTTTTTTATAGAAGGTTTATTTCTTTTTACTATTGCCCCATTTCTTCTAACCTTTATGCCCTATATTTTTATAATAGCAGCCATCCTGAAGATCAATTCAGACACCGGAAGACGTAAAGCCTTCTACACGTGCTCATCACATCTTACCGTGGTCACCCTTCTCTACACGATTCTTGTTTGTCAATATCTGACACCAAGTTCTGCAAGCACACTGGATTCCAAGAAACTGTACACTCTGTTTAATGCAGCTGCTGTTCCGCTGCTTAATCCACTCATCTATAGTTTAAAAAATAAAGCTGTAAAAGCAGCTTTAAGAAAAAGGTTGAACTTATGCAAAGTTATCATTTAG